The genomic DNA cctttaacctctcCCACTCTGAGCACTCCACCTCCTCCGTGCACAGCCACCTGATGCAGGTGAGGGTGAGTCGCGCAAGTGCCCCCCTCGTCATAAGAGTCATTCTGCTGAGCGCACTGGGTGTGGCGCCATCGAGTGCACTTCCACAGGTGCTTGAGAGGCGCTCCTTGAAAACAACCCCTGACCTGGAAGTGGTTGGTGAATAGGAAAAGCTGCCAGCGCTTCTTCAGTTCAGTTTggacctaaaaacaaacaaagaaatgattaaagttgcagtgatttttgttgttgttgcaggttttttgagcagtgaaATTAACTTCTGAAACCTGTTTCTTTGTAGTTTCAGTCATATTCCACCTAACCACCTAAGGAACCTAACCAATAAATCATATACTATAACAGATACTGATAgggttgttttttaatcatgagCTCCAGAAAAGGTCCACACAATTGGATTGTTTGGGTCAGACGAGTTCAACAGCAGAGGAATGTCGGGAACATTCAGAAGATTTTTCCACTATGACATAATCCAGATATTTGACCTAGGAGCTGGCAAAAGACGTTGCAAAAAATGTCAAGAGCTACTTTTGCAGACATTTGCAACCTAATGTCTGGAAAACACCCTTGTTCACTTAACAAGGGTTGAACGCTGCACAAAATCGGCTTTTCTGGAACAAATTGCAAAAATGTAGGATACATACCTCTCCATTAGCAAAACAGTAGAGCACAGCAACGAGGAAACCCTGGAAAATGTTACACATCCCAAATTAGGGTTGACATGGATCTAGAAGAGCATTAAGAAGCTTTTGTCACCAGGTGTGGACTCAAAGTTACCAGCTGTTACCTGGAAAGAGCTGAGGGTGAGGTTGAGGAAGTTCCTGGCGTAGCGGCTGCTGCCCTCCACACATTCATCGATCAGCACAGTGAAGACCACTTCGTGGATTCCCAGCAGAGGGATCAACACCAGCGTCGCTCTCGCCAAACTGATGgacataaacaaaaactaacTGTATGCTTGCTTCTCTTGAAGAGCAAGACAACgaggagggggaaaagaaagaaagaaagaaagaaagaaagagtaaaCATGTGAAGATGTTTTTGATAAAGAGGACACAATGTACGGGCGGTGGTATTTTAAATTGTACTGTTTATACACACGGTATAAATCATTAAGACGTATAAGATGTCAAGAAAGGAGGATTAATACTGTTTTTCTGTGGTAGGATGCGACGTGACGTCATGTTCCTTTTCTGTATGTTCTTTCCCAGCTACTGTTTTAGTCGCTGCTCCAGCAGTTTCCCATCTGAACAGCTGGACTTTTATAAATATGCTGCGTTCAAATGGGATTGTTTACCACGGTGCTTGCTAATCCTGGTCTTGGGGACCCattgccctgcatgttttagatgtttccctgctccacaACACACAAGATTCAGAGgctcagctcgtcatcaagttCTGCCAAAGCCAAAGAATCAGGTTTGGAACATCTAAAAGATGCAGTGGTTCTCCAGGattcttttcctcttctccctctgtaGGGTTCGACACCAGTTGTGATCCCCCGTGCAATGGGGATTGAGTACCTTGCTCAGATTTACCCCAACCCCTGACCCTGTTGGAATTTGGGtttggttacaagccaagttgccCTTTCCACcaggccatgggctgcccagtGGTCCCCCAGGATAATGTGATACGTAAATGCTTAAGGACACCACTTAGGGAAATGCTTTTGTGTGAAAATAGTGAATACCTGTATCTGTAGTCCGTAAATTTCACCTGGTCTGCTTTCAGCttggacagcagcagcatcaggatCTTGATGAATATGAAGAAAATGACCTGCAACATACAACACAACAGTGGATTTGAAATGTACAGTACACCAGACCCCGTGTGACAATGATCAGTGAAGCTTTACACCGAGAAATTAGCTGTCAGTCATGCTTGTGACTGTCTCACTGTTCAGTGTCACATGCCCTCACAAGACTGGCTCTGTAAACGGGGTATGAAATCACATGATCATGTTCATCAGAGGCCTGAGAGCAGAGGACCAAGTCTCCAGGGAGCAACATACTGCATGTGGAGCTAATGTTACTGTTATTCATTCTCAAGACTTTCAAAGGGTTAGTTCAGAAGTTTCACTTACAAGCACAGACAGAGTGATCGGGCCTCTGATGATCCACCAGAACCACCTGTTCACGATTGACCAGCACCTTAGGAATCCAAGACATTTACAGTCAAGCCATGGAGGAGCAGTTTGTATAACTCATTAGTTTATTGTATTAAGTAGGGGATCAAactctcactctgtgttttcatAAATGATTTTGACGACTGTCCACGGCGTCACGAACAGGACGGGAGTTCCTGGAAAGACATAAAAGCATAAAATGAACAGCTAAAGTGGCTAAATGTGAAACTAATTCAAAAGTCTCTTGTCTTTTCTAGTAACAACTTGAGTAGCTATTTTATGAGACTATTTTTCACattgacatgttttcattgtcaaTATCTATTACCCCAGCCGAGCAGCATGTACTTCTTCAGAAGTCGCCTCTTGGTCAGGACAGCAGTGAAGAGCAGCGTGTGGAGGAAAATGGCTTCCACCAGCAGCCAGAAGTAGTTACAGGCCACAAAGTACTCCATGCACACTTTGGAGAATTTACACATCAGCGCTGTCTGTGGGAACAACATGTGAATAACTGACTTAGGAACGTCTCAATCTCAAGAACATCAttgatattatttattcataccGCAGAGGTTGGGTAGGAGTTCCATCCAGGGTCGTCCTTTGGCAGGTTGGAATACATGATGTATAGTATGATTTCCTTGGAGATGACGGCCACAGCTCTCAGGATGAACGACACAAACAGATTCATGTGGATGTAGTTCCTGGTGCAGTGAAGCTTCCTGGTAAGCAGATACAGGAAGAGTCGGGACACATCCATTAAGTGACTGTGCAAACTGAAACCACATTACAGAGGGGAAGACGAAGCATCGAGGCGCCGCGGACGCATTGACGTGGAAACGATTCTTGACTCCTGTGACATTTGTGATCATTAAACTTTCCCACAGTCTGGTAAATGCCTCGGTGttctgctgctccagctcctgATGTTTCTTTTTCGGTGTCAATGACGGTATGGAGGGTCAACGCTGAATCCatccaaaaaaacatgacatatcTCCTAAATTCAGGCCATAAGAAGAAGGGCCTTGATGTTTTATTGGGTTTGTGTGTTGCACTGTAACTGTATTAGtctctgtcatgtttgtgtgtggtggtaCGTGGCAGCCGTTGTGTCACAGACAGATTTACTTCAGGACAAATAAAGCAATCATGAATCTTCTTGAAGGAAATGACGAAGCAGGCAAATGACTAACGACGTTAGGATCGTTCATATCTTTCTTATTTAATTTAGATGATCATCTGGAACAAGTGTCAGTGTGATGatagaaacaaacactgtagTTTATTGTGTCCTCTTTAGGGCTGTGCGATAAATCGATATAAAAGATATATCGATATGGAATTAGACCGTATCACATATGTCGATATAGTTCAAATCTGCGCTGTGACCCTTGCTCCAGGCAAACCACTGACCGGAGCTCCCCGCGGCCCCGCCCCCGCCCTTCCTCTTTCATtcacagaggggggaggggcagGAACAGACACTCCGGCCCTCTTCAACCAACATGGAGAAAGCAACAACGTCTGCGGAGCGTGCGGACGGAGGAGAGCCTCTTGGttaggaaaagaaaaagcagcgGCTCAATCATTTGGAGATGGTTTGGAAACAAATCATCAGATGAGCAACAAAACCACGCTTTATGTAGGGAGATCCACACGTACGCTGTAACCAGAGGTGGAAGCACTATGAATCTTTTTCACCACTTAAAagagtgtgtttaaaaatgtttttctgaaactgAGCACTTTATTTTGTTATCTCTTTATATATAAATGCCAATTTACATCGTTACTGTGCAAGAAAATCCGGACAAGGTCGGCCACTGACCTCAGTATTCCCATCAGGAGAGTGGCCAGCGTGAGAGAGGTCAGCGACAGGGAGTAGCCAATGACGGAGATGAGCCTGAGCGCTGTCTGACGAAGCATTTCGTCTTCCTGGATGGACGGAGAGAACACAGTGACCCTGAGAAATCACCTGACTTTCTGCTGAAGCTTTCACACCTGTCCCAACTTTTCTCCTCACCTTGTCTTTGAAGAACTGGTCCTCCTGACACTCTGAGTCACCTCTCCAGGGCTCTGAAGAGTTCTCCTTCTGACGCCACCTCCCGTTCTCTAAGCATTCTCTGTGCACCCTCCTGGAAGCGTCTGCGTGTCATTGAAAGAGACTCTGATGTGCATGATTTCATTAGCTGACAGGCTGACTGACTGAAACTCATGAGGTAATCCCTTCACCGTGTGCTGTGggtatattttattataaatcagGAAACCAATATTTAGCTATTATATAAATCCACAGCAGGATTTCCCTGCACTCtgtcaatcatttaaaaaataaaagccaatcACTGTCAGTTTGTTGCTTCTTACTCATCAAAACAAGACAGTTTTAATCTTGATTGCGagattaaatatttcaatattaaaTTCCACCGTGAAAACACTTTAGCCGATCACGTTAGCCACGGTCTGTCTTGTGATTTATGTTTGAAGTGAATGAATGCGACAAAGAAAAGACTCCGTGGCACAAAGGTGCTTTCAACAAATGATCAAATCAGTCAAAGCTTGGTTTCAAATGTCTCAAGGAAAGTCTCGCTACTTAGAAACCGTATTTGGTAACATCTCTAAGCAGCTATTTTGGACTAAAAGAGCAGGCtccaaatgtaaatgaataaagaaGCAGATGACCTCAAATCTGAAGTAAAGTAGAAAAAGATTGGCAACTTTGCCCCAAAATGGGGTTGAACGCCATTTTTCCCACAGGATTTTCTTCTACTTTGTAAACTCAAGGTTTCGAGACGGATACAAGTCTCTGTAAGCTTCACAACAGATTCCATTTCATGCTAAAGATAACAGAATTTGACCGACATACGGACAAA from Solea solea chromosome 21, fSolSol10.1, whole genome shotgun sequence includes the following:
- the LOC131448113 gene encoding glucagon-like peptide 2 receptor — protein: MPTLLPTWHKTTCTTITTTLLLLLLLCSRQVSASVLESLIAKRTEYWENCNRTLVHSSPLLKTGNFCRGTFDTFVCWPHSSAGNVSVPCPSYLPWISEDASRRVHRECLENGRWRQKENSSEPWRGDSECQEDQFFKDKEDEMLRQTALRLISVIGYSLSLTSLTLATLLMGILRKLHCTRNYIHMNLFVSFILRAVAVISKEIILYIMYSNLPKDDPGWNSYPTSATALMCKFSKVCMEYFVACNYFWLLVEAIFLHTLLFTAVLTKRRLLKKYMLLGWGTPVLFVTPWTVVKIIYENTECWSIVNRWFWWIIRGPITLSVLVIFFIFIKILMLLLSKLKADQVKFTDYRYSLARATLVLIPLLGIHEVVFTVLIDECVEGSSRYARNFLNLTLSSFQGFLVAVLYCFANGEVQTELKKRWQLFLFTNHFQVRGCFQGAPLKHLWKCTRWRHTQCAQQNDSYDEGGTCATHPHLHQVAVHGGGGVLRVGEVKGQGLKGGDIAGLDFLTRKSLSSSDGEMTLGETMEEILEESEF